One Planctomycetota bacterium genomic window carries:
- a CDS encoding ATP-dependent Clp protease adaptor ClpS: protein MTTSDERVATLPPPKAAPKDAPDTRQPPLWNVVLLDDDDHTYEYVMRMLGELFAFPLERAFKAAQTVDEHGRVILLTTHKEHAELKRDQIHAYGKDPLLARSAGSMSAIIEVAQGDPNQPPHQ, encoded by the coding sequence ATGACAACCTCCGACGAACGCGTCGCCACCCTGCCCCCGCCCAAGGCGGCCCCCAAAGACGCCCCCGACACCAGGCAGCCCCCGCTGTGGAACGTCGTGCTCCTCGACGACGACGATCACACGTACGAGTACGTCATGCGCATGCTGGGCGAACTCTTCGCATTCCCGCTGGAGCGGGCCTTCAAGGCCGCCCAGACCGTCGACGAGCACGGCCGCGTCATCCTCCTCACCACGCACAAGGAGCACGCCGAACTCAAGCGCGACCAGATCCACGCCTACGGCAAGGACCCGCTGCTCGCCCGCTCCGCCGGCTCCATGAGCGCGATCATCGAGGTCGCGCAGGGCGACCCGAACCAGCCGCCGCACCAGTGA
- a CDS encoding NAD(P)-dependent oxidoreductase translates to MPPDHARPFVIQCEDLDPAAGAWLRESCDLEVCHFSDARFPALLARADAVIVRTYTRVDGAFLDGAPRLRCVARAGVGLDRIDVAECRRRGVQVVHTPDANSTAVAEYVFALLADVLRPRTTLAGPVPTDRWNALRRAHEAPAQFNELVLGILGLGRIGRRVARIGAGFGMEVLFHDIARVPAPKRHGAVPVPRDELLRRADILTIHVDARPANARLVNADFLASVRPTAILLNTSRGVVVDAAALADFLRTHPGARAIIDVHDPEPFGPDYPLLGLPNATLLPHLAASTAAAHVNMSWVVKDLWRVLRGEKPEHPAP, encoded by the coding sequence GTGCCCCCCGACCACGCCCGACCCTTCGTGATCCAGTGCGAGGACCTTGATCCCGCCGCCGGGGCGTGGCTGCGCGAGTCCTGCGACCTCGAGGTCTGCCACTTCTCCGACGCCCGCTTCCCCGCGCTGCTCGCGCGGGCCGACGCCGTCATCGTCCGCACCTACACCCGCGTCGACGGCGCGTTCCTCGACGGGGCCCCGCGCCTGCGCTGCGTCGCGCGGGCGGGCGTGGGTCTTGACCGCATCGACGTCGCCGAATGCCGCCGCCGGGGCGTGCAGGTCGTGCACACGCCCGACGCCAACTCCACCGCCGTCGCCGAGTACGTCTTCGCGCTGCTCGCCGACGTGCTGCGCCCGCGCACGACGCTCGCCGGGCCCGTCCCCACCGATCGCTGGAACGCCCTCCGCCGCGCGCACGAAGCGCCCGCGCAGTTCAACGAGCTCGTCCTGGGCATCCTGGGGCTGGGGCGCATCGGCCGGCGCGTCGCGCGCATCGGCGCGGGCTTCGGCATGGAAGTGCTCTTCCACGACATCGCCCGCGTCCCGGCGCCCAAGCGCCACGGGGCCGTCCCCGTCCCGCGCGACGAACTCCTGCGGCGGGCCGACATCCTCACCATCCACGTCGACGCGCGCCCCGCCAACGCGCGCCTCGTCAACGCCGACTTCCTCGCCTCCGTCCGCCCAACCGCCATCCTGCTCAACACCAGCCGGGGCGTCGTGGTCGACGCCGCCGCGCTCGCCGACTTCCTCCGCACCCACCCGGGCGCCCGCGCGATCATCGACGTGCACGACCCCGAGCCCTTCGGCCCGGACTACCCGCTCCTCGGGCTGCCCAACGCCACCCTGCTCCCGCACCTGGCCGCCTCGACCGCCGCGGCCCACGTCAACATGAGCTGGGT